In a genomic window of Amblyomma americanum isolate KBUSLIRL-KWMA chromosome 4, ASM5285725v1, whole genome shotgun sequence:
- the LOC144129203 gene encoding ras association domain-containing protein 10-like, whose product MGAEIPVWVGGVQKWVTGVGRRTTCEEVVRALLASGRSSRKPCSQAYHGDAQQYALVEVCPRGIERRLESDSRILKLWNSEDDVRLSLRRVRCWSSTTSSPTSDSCIAEPPRHHHHHYHRRRHHHSHHRRAQASGGSSSTTTTSSSASPRLLRTVHPRKLSGSVGALSPQQGQHGQEPVLQNEELAELVKRVICQGETLERQAALLARRDAEIEHHEAKMHAMRVRQMGPDYMLDGYRPEASEEESLQTYQATLEAYDRVLQLCRRITAEEEKIQRLSAELRQCVWEREEERRRSQEQLNAAREEQERMEELSRSQEEALERNERSLRELDHVLDEKRRVAGQLEEQLRFAEKEEGERLLRRSRPVEPPRPASIAPAHTPPVAASSSTRCCLDVQDSSSDTGVSSMYSFEEVSHVLDTLV is encoded by the coding sequence ATGGGAGCCGAGATCCCCGTCTGGGTGGGCGGCGTCCAGAAGTGGGTCACCGGAGTCGGTCGCAGGACCACGTGCGAGGAGGTCGTCCGCGCGCTGCTCGCCTCGGGCCGCTCGTCCCGCAAGCCGTGCAGCCAGGCCTATCACGGTGACGCCCAGCAGTACGCCCTGGTCGAGGTCTGCCCGAGGGGCATCGAGCGCCGACTCGAGTCCGACTCGCGCATCCTCAAACTGTGGAACAGCGAGGACGACGTCCGGCTCAGTCTGCGACGCGTCCGCTGCTGGTCCTCCACGACGTCTTCGCCCACGTCGGACTCATGCATCGCCGAGCCGCCACGGCACCatcaccaccactaccaccggcGCCGGCATCACCACAGCCACCACCGGAGGGCTCAGGCGTCCGGTGGCTCGAGCTCCACGACGACGACGTCGTCGAGTGCGTCGCCACGTCTGCTGAGGACGGTGCACCCTCGGAAGTTGTCCGGGAGCGTCGGCGCCCTGTCGCCGCAGCAAGGCCAGCACGGTCAGGAGCCCGTTCTCCAGAACGAAGAACTGGCCGAACTCGTGAAGCGGGTCATCTGCCAGGGCGAGACCCTGGAGCGGCAGGCGGCGCTGCTGGCGCGCCGCGACGCCGAGATCGAGCACCACGAGGCCAAGATGCACGCGATGCGGGTGCGCCAGATGGGGCCCGACTACATGCTGGACGGCTACCGGCCGGAGGCGTCCGAAGAGGAGTCCCTCCAGACGTACCAGGCCACGCTGGAGGCCTACGACCGGGTCCTCCAGCTGTGCCGGCGCATCACCGCCGAAGAGGAGAAGATCCAGAGACTGAGCGCCGAGCTGCGTCAGTGCGTCTGGGAGcgggaggaggagaggcggcgctCCCAGGAGCAGCTGAACGCGGCCAGGGAGGAGCAGGAGAGGATGGAGGAGCTGTCCAGGTCTCAGGAGGAGGCGCTGGAGCGGAACGAGCGGTCGCTGAGGGAGCTCGACCACGTGCTCGACGAGAAGAGGAGGGTCGCGGGCCAGCTCGAAGAGCAGCTCAGGTTCGCCGAGAAGGAAGAAGGCGAGCGGCTGCTGAGACGAAGTCGACCCGTCGAGCCACCCAGGCCGGCCTCGATAGCACCGGCGCACACGCCGCCCGTCGCAGCGTCGTCGTCGACACGCTGCTGCCTGGATGTGCAGGACTCGAGTTCAGACACAGGCGTGAGCTCCATGTATAGTTTTGAGGAAGTGAGCCACGTTTTGGACACGTTGGTGTGA
- the LOC144127538 gene encoding MFS-type transporter SLC18B1-like: MFPNGCSRTDISPQRNEQPLTIQENIAERTKSDAANPSPAMFSNGCSRTDICPQQNEQPLTIQENTAERTKSDASVEAIRPEHAADHLDPAHQKVRCISLSNAGGVADSTRQRTKDVGSGGCTRSRVVLVLLALGNFCVGASVSMQAPFFPHEAERKGITSTEYGFVFSVFELTIFFVAPIFAKIVPIVKPRFMLISGLLYVGMASILFGFLNKCPPGATFLGLAIAIRVIEGVGTAGFQTAVFSIVAAEFPTSLATSYSIQQTVFGAGLVAGPSVGGCLYQVGGFVLPFVSIGSLMLVCNALVYLLLPATEDSDESGQRTGNMIKFWCNPGILLDAYCVFCTFVIIGYNAAILEPHLRQFSLEPYLVGLVFVLNGTVYACTAWIWGKIADKTVRTKELGILGCILLCCCLVLIGPAPFIPLPTAIWSVMLALALFGLGSGGTIVSSFVGSFRDTLKRGFPDDLSTYGLVSSVFTVSHSMGAFVGPTLGGYLLEVIGYRMGTMVLLGNELLLICALCIYVTVHRKTPEDLEPLLKEAT, from the exons ATGTTTCCAAACGGATGCAGCCGCACAGACATCTCCCCACAACGGAACGAGCAGCCTTTGACCATTCAAGAAAACATCGCGGAGCGAACCAAGTCGGATGCCGCTAACCCTTCCCCGGCGATGTTTTCAAACGGATGCAGCCGCACAGACATCTGCCCACAACAGAACGAGCAGCCGTTGACCATTCAAGAAAACACCGCGGAGCGAACCAAGTCGGATGCCTCCGTCGAAGCAATCAGGCCGGAACATGCAGCTGATCACTTGGATCCGGCTCATCAGAAAGTACGGTGCATATCGTTAAGCAACGCGGGGGGAGTGGCCGATTCGACGCGTCAACGTACTAAAG ATGTCGGCTCGGGCGGCTGCACCCGATCCAGGGTGGTGCTCGTGCTACTGGCGCTGGGAAACTTCTGCGTCGGCGCCAGTGTGTCGATGCAGGCGCCGTTCTTCCCACACGAG GCCGAGAGGAAAGGAATCACGTCCACAGAGTACGGCTTCGTGTTCAGTGTGTTCGAGCTCACCATCTTCTTCGTGGCCCCCATCTTTGCAAAAATC GTGCCGATCGTGAAGCCTAGATTTATGCTGATCTCTGGCCTGTTGTACGTTGGCATGGCCTCAATACTTTTCGG GTTCCTGAACAAGTGTCCTCCGGGCGCGACGTTTCTGGGCCTGGCCATTGCCATCCGAGTAATCGAGGGAGTCGGTACCGCCGGTTTCCAGACAGCTGTGTTCTCCATAGTCGCCGCAGAGTTCCCCACTTCGTTGGCCACGTCTTAT TCCATCCAGCAAACTGTATTCGGCGCCGGTCTTGTAGCTGGTCCCTCGGTCGGCGGCTGCCTCTATCAG GTCGGTGGCTTCGTGCTGCCGTTCGTGAGCATTGGTTCGCTAATGCTCGTCTGCAACGCTCTTGTTTATCTTCTTTTGCCAGCCACAG AGGACTCTGACGAATCGGGCCAGAGAACCGGAAACATGATCAAGTTCTGGTGCAACCCTGGCATTCTGCTGGACGCGTACTGCGTATTCTGCACATTCGTCATAATCGGCTACAATGCTGCTATCCTCGAGCCTCATCTCAGGCAG TTCAGCCTGGAGCCGTACCTGGTGGGCCTTGTGTTTGTGCTCAACGGAACCGTGTACGCCTGCACAGCTTGGATTTGGGGAAAGATAGCCGATAAGACC GTCCGCACGAAAGAACTGGGCATTCTGGGCTGCATCCTCTTGTGTTGCTGCCTGGTACTAATCGGACCGGCACCTTTTATTCCCCTTCCTAC GGCCATCTGGAGCGTGATGCTGGCATTGGCTTTGTTCGGCCTCGGCTCTGGAGGCACCATTGTCTCCTCGTTCGTCGGATCATTTCGGGACACCCT AAAGCGTGGATTTCCGGACGACCTGTCTACGTACGGCCTTGTATCCTCCGTGTTCACGGTGTCTCATTCAATGGG AGCGTTCGTGGGACCCACATTGGGAGGCTACCTTCTGGAAGTCATCGGCTATCGGATGGGCACCATGGTACTCCTGGGAAACGAGCTCCTTCTC ATCTGCGCGTTGTGCATCTACGTGACCGTCCATCGCAAGACTCCAGAAGACCTGGAGCCGCTTCTCAAAGAAGCCACGTGA
- the LOC144127539 gene encoding uncharacterized protein LOC144127539, translating into MRLSIVWASCLQLLLTYVTLGATGHESFYDEDSWSPGGGRWGDVQKRQGLIPFPRVGRSAAVHDLNPDDLINLDTDSAASGGWAFLLLPYKRRSNTFTPRIGRKRRSVGRPDDGVHKEDAGLSRSRQAAWTDLDWSYSPFTRQLVPVIRNGRGTFVPRLGKRRSLGGGYGEEVDAGLDSSLELASFMDDPKRGSFTPRIGRGAFTPRIGRTPFTPRIGRSAGNGDKNSDGDDKSPLPASSSSTSNSQGNAV; encoded by the exons ATGCGACTTTCGATAGTCTGGGCGTCCTGTCTCCAACTTCTGTTGACTTACGTCACCTTAGGCGCTACCG GTCATGAGTCGTTCTACGACGAGGACTCGTGGTCTCCTGGAGGCGGTCGCTGGGGCGACGTTCAGAAGCGCCAGGGGCTCATACCCTTTCCCAGGGTAGGAAGGTCCGCGGCCGTGCACGACCTGAACCCCGACGACCTCATCAACCTGGACACCGACTCGGCGGCCTCGGGTGGCTGGGCGTTTCTGTTACTCCCCTACAAGCGCCGTAGCAACACATTCACGCCGCGCATCGGCCGAAAGCGCAG GTCCGTGGGGCGGCCCGATGACGGAGTTCACAAAGAGGACGCCGGACTGTCGCGTTCCCGACAGGCAGCCTGGACCGACCTGGACTGGTCCTACTCGCCCTTCACGCGGCAGCTCGTGCCTGTCATCCGCAACGGAAGGGGAACCTTTGTGCCAAGGCTAG GCAAGAGGAGGTCCCTGGGCGGTGGCTACGGCGAGGAAGTTGACGCCGGCTTGGATAGCAGCCTCGAGCTCGCCTCCTTCATGGACGACCCCAAGCGCGGATCCTTCACGCCGCGCATCGGACGCGGGGCCTTCACTCCCAGGATCGGCAGGACACCCTTCACGCCGCGCATAGGCCGCTCCGCCGGGAACGGCGACAAGAATTCAGACGGCGACGACAAGTCGCCACTTCCCGCGTCCTCGTCGTCCACATCCAACTCCCAGGGCAACGCCGTTTGA